The segment CTCAATCAGATTCTCCTCACACAGAAACTCCTCACTGTACACTCTCTCAAGCTTCCTCCCGAACTCATGCACAAAAACAtccgtcgtcttcttcttcttcttctcgccGGAATCTTTGCTCTTCGCCAAAACCGCCGACGTAAAAATCGGAGCCATCCTTCCCGGGGAATCTCCGGCGTACCCACGCGGCCCATCAACCAAAATCACATCCCACTCGATCTCGTACACGAAGTTGGGTAGATCGTTGATACCCAGTTTACAATCGGAGAACAGCAGATTCTGAACCGGTCGGCATTCGGGTCGGGTTTTATAGTAACCCAAAAGCTTACTGGCTTGAGAGACTTTGGTCGAGTAAACGACGTCGTAAGCCTCGACTCCAGGGTTGTTCTGCTCGAATTTGGAAACTGCGTAAGAGTTCTCGTCGACGAAGACGGTGCGGCCTTTGAGATTGACGGATCTCCAGAGGAGAGATTCGTGGGAAAGCCCGAAGACGAGGAGGTTGCAGGTGGGGCCTTTGGAGTTAATGACGGTGGAGATGGCGGAGAGTTCGGAGGATGACATCGAGGTGTTTGGTGGTGTTGAGGAAGTGTAGTGGAGAAGTGCGGCGAGGATCGGTGGCGAGAGGGAGGAGGACGGTGGAGATGAGGAGAGAGAGTGGGAGGTTGTTGCGGCGGAGTGGAGTGAGGATGagaagagagtgagagagaagagaaaggtgAAGAAAGAtaggaagaagatgaacaagAGACGGTGGTGATTCGCGGCGGCGACGGCGGAAGCTGATTTTGAGGTTAGGGGagtgtggtggtggaagaggatcaaattagtatttgcattgttcttcattttcggacttttttttttatctgaagaaaagaaaagaaagaaagagagaacaaaGACGAAATGTGTTGGTGGTCTAGTCTCTTTGGGGAACGctttataaacaaacaaaggaAAAGAAATTTCTAATTGCTTTGAGTTCTCTTACTGAACCGGTAATTTCTACGGACCCGAAACGGATGTCGTTGTCAgcttttacttttgttttattaattaatgatcagatttcgaaatttgaaattgGGGGTATTAATTCAAGCATTTAATCATATTATAATGATGAATGGCacaaattaaacattttaaattccGAACACACACTAAAAGTATACATAACTAAAACCTATTATTACATAATAGATACATTTTGGCTGTTTTATTATGCTCCTTTAAAGTATGTCAACTTTTGATGAATTCTGATTTCTTGAATTGCCTAAACTAATTTAAGTTTAGTTATCTGGTCTATTCCAAATAGTGGTGCTTTGTCTTATAACTGAATTTGATATACGATAATCCTTTGTCTCATGCTGCTACTTAAATTATGTCAAATTTGATTTCTGGTTTTCGTTTCATCAAAAGACCAAAAGAAAGCCtattattagttatttatatcaaatacaGTGAcctataattaaattatttcttaATATGCTTATTCTACCAATAGAATGGTAAAGGTAATATATGGTTTCAGGTGTTTTATCGAACATCTATaatgtatatctttatattttcctctaaaatagaaatttctaTTATAGAGATAGATTTACTTAAAATTTTTTTGTCTGATTTTgtataaactattaaaataccATAATTTTAGGTGATGATTGTTTAtttgggttttagattttagtttttggtttttaccttttagattttggtttttagtttttggtttttgatttcggtgtagattttaattttttgaaaactttgatTGGtgattatattttggtttttttagattaaaataaataattaatggtaaaatatttactagaaaaaaataaaaacatcataaGTATCACTAAAAATAAACTGATacagatttattttaaaataaaaataaatacaacaaaacaaaatattatgaaaattaatggctgtattttaaagtaaaattacGTTTATTTACAGGGAAGTACACAAGATATTATAACTTAAAAcaatatctttatattttcgtttctaatttttttgtacTCTCATTTTTCAAAGGACTAATACGACAATTTATTTTTTGCacttcattttaatatatttcaagAAATATATGAACCTGCTTTCGTTCCATTGTATTTTTCTCTTTAATATTAATCAGTcaattataaacatttatttagTATATAAAGTGGATGATAAAGTGGGTAGTTGTTACAAAAACTAGTTTCCCTAAATTCTTGGAAAACCATTTCTTCAAAATCTTGAGTGGATGATAAAGtggtttttgaaaaacaattaatGAAAACCATTCTAAAAGCTAGAAGTAGAAACAATCAACCTCTTAGTATTACTAGGGGCAGAacccccgcgcaagcgcggggttGTTCAACGTTGGTATTGTGTTATTTTATCGGTGAAAGAGTGACTCATGTCTAGGAAGCTCCTTTTAAGATTTTGAAATGGATTAGCCGAGTTATTGATTTTATAAGTGAAGATTTGTTGATATATGGATGaattgttttgtgttttgtttgttttattggACTTACGTAGGTATGTGTATATATTCTTATTATGACATAAAATGTTGTTTTAACTGTCGACTATGACCATCTAGTTTGTTTACATTTGTTTTCATCTTAGCAtctgaaattttctttttaaagagagagaaaaacaaaatcatGAACCTTATGCTCTCCACCTAACTGCATGGCTACTAAACGGACGCTTATGCAGTGTTTGTGTGAGCTACGTTTCTTTACGAAAGTCGTGTACCATATAAACATGGAGTGATGCATTTAGTTGTAGACATTAACAATATGTAAAGTGCCATCAAcgctgttttttttaatataaaaacttagTAATTGTCCTCCTCGAAGAAACTGGATTCAAAATCAGAgaaattttttgtcaaaaataaaaatcatagcAACTTAAAAATTCTAAACAGAAGAAAGCTAAGTGGGGTTGAGAGCAGAACGGGCATTTGAACTATCACTCACGCAATGTGTTTGCGGCTATTCTATTTTGCTTCCAAACTGGGAGGGTTTAATTCATAGTCTCCTGCTGCAGCAGTGTTGCTGACAGATGCAATTGCTTCTCCACCTTCCCCTTCATCAATTGGAGCTTGGTTGTTGCTGCTACTCTGTGAGATATTTTCAAATGTGTTATTTCAAATTAGCAAGAAGAAAACATTTTGCTTTGGTGTCAAAGAAGCTATTGTCACTTACTTTAGAGACAGTGAAGATACGATGGCTTGATGTGAAAATGTATGAAGTGACACATATCTTGAAAATGTTTTCCTTCCCAGCAAGCTCTTCAAGACATCTCAGGAGTTCCTATCCTCCAACGTCATTCATACGTAGTTTGTTTCAGAGTGACTGTGCCAATTTTAACTGTGGACAAATGTAGTGTAAGCGAGAAAAAGGATAACAACTCAATAGCGAGATCAGAAGCATCTCTCTTAGTGAGCTTAGTTATCTCCCTTTCGAAGACCACAACACAATCGTAGCACTATCGTTGCCATCATCAACTGATAGCTCGACACGGCACCTCtgcaaaaaaattgaaaaaaatataatgtccTTTTAAAAACTCAGTGTTATCTAAATTgtgtatgaaaatataaatttcatgcCTGATAACACCAGTAGCATTGGGAGAAACGCATCTATTCCAACGAATAGAAGTGCTAGATTTGTCTAACTTCTGCTGCATCCGGTAAGCAAAGGACGACCAGCCATTATGTTGGAGGACCTCAACAATCCAAGCTTTGCAAATGAAATCAGCTTCCATTGATACAGGACCCCTCATGATACGGTGTGGGTTGTGAAATTACATAGAAAAAAGCACTGGGACAATTAGAAACAGAAGTATCGTAGTCAAGTAGTAAAGTCTCAGACACAACAACATAGTTCTGTCGGGAGAATATAAAAGAACCAAACATGAAGCCAACTAAACTCGCCGGGCCTGAACTGAAATACCAAACCTTCAAAAAAGAACATTACACGAACTGCACACTGCTGAACCTTAAAGGCGCAACTCGCAGACTATTAGATCAAACCAATAAACAAAATCACTAATGAATCTTGACCCACCTGAGAATACTGAGAAAGTAGCTTTGCCGATGGAGCCTTAGCTTGCTTCTTCCCTGCCTTCGACTTCTCACCATTCGTCACCACTTCGCCTAAACCCATAAAGACATTagaaatctataatataatcaGACAAAATCAAGAGACAGACCACCAAACCTGCTATTGTAGATATCTCCAAGACATCGGCTTCAGGGTTTGCGTCGGCTTCAAGAGAGATCTCCATCACAGGCACATCAGTTAAAACATGTTTCTCCGCATCCATGGCTTGCTGATCAGATCAGAGGATCCAAGCTCCGGCTCTCCAGATTCCGATCCAGGATCCGAAACCAGTCCTTGATTATCAACCGGAAACTCGCTCGCTGACGAAGACCCGCCGGTGCTGCCACCGCCGCCTAGGttgtaaaaaaacaaacagatttgaaaccaaaagaaaaagaaactcatATTTGGAGAAGAAGTAACATATAAATTCAATAGCAGCATCTATCTTGACCTTAGACCGCGTGACAGGGGGTGGACATGATGAAGACCACTCAtgtgacgaagaagaagaacagaaaGCCTCAACTCGACAGACAACATATTGGGTGGATCTTCCGAGGCGGAGGGAGTTAAAGGTGGAGTAGGGAACGGCGTCGATGGGAAGATCCTGAAAAAACGTTCGCAGAGTGCTAAAGATCGATCTTAGAAGATGGAAACAGGAAGAGGAATCGCCATAGATAAATCTAGACAGAGGCGGCAGAATCCTAATCGTGTTTTCTTTTCTGTAGTCGAGTACTGAGATGAGAAGTTATGAGCCGCGGAAAGATAAAATATTCTTAAGAGAAGCccaaaataaaagagaaaagcCCATCTTCGAAAAAATGATGACGTGGCAAGCAGGGAGAGCCTCAACTCcctcattatattatagattaatttatagatttttactGTAAGACAATTCTTTTTCAACGAATCGTCGTATCTTTGGAAAAAACCCTAATACTCTGGCGGCCCCTGCAACGCCTTTATCCAGCCTCTATACGGCGAGATCGTGGTGcgtttttccttttctttgtttatggaggAGTTTCATGTCTTTAGTAATCAtcagaaaatgaaacaaaaactgTCTTCTGTAAACCTAAAGCACCACCTCGTAACTATTTATTCTGTCACTATGTATGAGGAGTCTTCCATCGTTTTCTTTTTGTacgtttttttttggctttgaTGATTAATTGCTACAGTTCctgttgagttttttttttgtcaacagttCCTGTTGAGTTTATTGGTTTGATTAgtcctatttttattttaaattttgttccTTTGTCGTCCTTATTCAAAACTTGGTGATGgccttttctaaaatttataatatatatattaacatggTGATGCAATCATGCAGATTAGTTGTGTGAATAGaagaaagaaactaatgatCATTACAAAGGATAATATGCGATCAGAGGAAGATAGTATAAGCCAGTTACCTGATGTTTTAATACATGACATACTTAGTCATCTTTCTACAAAAGATGCTGTGAGAACAAGTGTATTGGCTACCAGATGGAGAAATCTTTGGCAACACGTTGTTGGATTGGACTTGAAATCCCGCCATTTCCAGAATTGCAGTGAGTTTGTGAGTTTCACTGACCGGTTTTTCAGTTACCACAAGGACTCTTTGATCTCCAAAGTCTGTCTAAGTATTTGTGATAACTTGATTATCACCCCATGGATTGATCTTGTGACTGCAAGAGGGATTCAGCATCTTGATATATTTTTCGAAATCGCTTATACATTAAGTCTGATACCCCTGAGCTTATATACCTGTGAGACATTGGTACGCTTACGGCTCGCTCATGTCTTCTTGGTTAATACTGAGTTTGTTTCTTTACCTTGCCTAAAGATCATGGATTTAGAAGTTGTTCGCTGTCCCAATGAGGCCACGTTGGAGAAACTTATTTCGGGGTCTTTAGCTCTGGAAGATTTGAAGATCTTTCGGTACTCTGTTAAAGTTGCAAAGGGTTTACAAGTGCGCTCTCGGACGCTAAAGAGAATTCACCTATATACATTTTACAACGTTCTGATTGAGGCTCCTCTACTCCAGTGTTTGAAGACTGATGTTAACTTGAGAAATCAATTTGAGATCATCCATTCGGGTTTCTTAGACAAAGtagatattttcttttatggtgTCCATCATAATGACCTTGGCGGGAGAAGATTGACTCGTGATATCCTCACTGCTATGTCGATGGTCAGCGATCTATTTATTCGTTGTAGTTTTTGGGAGGTATACATGCATGTCAACATATGAACATTTTAAATAACCATcgttattttattctatttatgtttatatgctCTTGCTTTATCAGGAAATCATTCCATACATCTTTCCAGACTCGAAGCTTCAGTTTTGTTCCTTGTCAAGATTGACGAGTCAATATATTTACCTTGATCTGGAAATGTTACTAAATCTACTTCAGAGCTGCCCAAAACTAGAATCTCTCAACTTGTTGGTGAATAGCTTTACACCCTTTTATGACGCAATTAGTTTGTCAAAGCTTTTATGCATCGCTCTACTCGACTTGTTTTTGTctgtttgatttttgtttttgcagaTAGGGGATGCCTCCTTGGTTTATAGAGAAAATAGAGAAGCAAAAGCGATGTCTTCGACAGTGCCTCCATGTTTGGTGTCATCCCTCAAGTTTATGGAATTGAAAAGTCGAATCTTCGTATATGAAAGAGAAATGAAACTAGTAAAGTATTTCCTGGAGAATTCAACAATCCTGGAGAAACTGACAATAAGTCTTCGTGATGACAATAGCATTAAGGCAAAGCATGTCATCCTCGGTGAAATCCTTGCTATGCAAAGATGCTCGAGCACTTGCCAAGTTCTTGTTCTTTAATTGGTAGTTGAACAGTTGGGTTTTGTAGTTGAGGCTATTTTTGTAGTTGttaaattgattaatttaatcAGTTGGGTTTTTAggcaaaatattttaatggtttAATTCTTTATATAGTGTATAGGACGGAATCATATTATCTACTATTTTATTTCAGGAGATATATGATGAGAGATTATTTTGACAATGATGGAGAAAACATGAGAACATGTTCCCTAGAAACCAATCCAAattcaaaccaaacaaaactcaaaaaccAAACAAAGACCAAACCGAGCTAATCGAAACTGAATACAAACCAAACCTAAGTACTAggcatcacaatatacatttcCCACAGGAAGTGATCACAAACAGTGTGGATGGTTGAAGTTATTTAGTACGTCAGAAGACGTGACTTTCGCAGTATGTTAGAAGAGCCACAAGTTCCTTCACTTCTTTGGCACAAGTTCACTTGAACCAAAAACATACAATAACATCATCGTAACAATATTTCAAGTATTCCTTAGCCTTATATAACCAAAAAGTATCTCTTGTTTAAGGTTCAGTCCTAATCATCAACTTTTATTCTCCGAATTTTAAAATGCATTagaattctatttttttgtcaaaaaaaaaaaagaatttaaatgcATTAGTCAAAGTTTACTCGTCACTGAAGTGAGAGACGCCAgaaattggtttaaaaatacACATCACATGTCAAGAATCAAGATTCCCATTTTATAGCCAACCAAAGATGACTCAACCTGAACGAATAATAGAGAAACTAACACAAAAGTACAATCAGGATGACGTTTGCATAGACATGAGACTCAGTGCGTTTATATGCGTGTGTGTACATAAGAAAATCCTCTGTTTGTTCTGCTTGGATCTgcaaaatattacatttttcttctgttttcttttctgcTTCATCCTGTAAAACCAAGATCCTGTTTCTGCAACCAAACATGAACAGAGAAGTCTCTGAGCCAGttcatatttgtttctttcCCTTCATGGCTCAGGGCCACATGATTCCAACTCTAGACATGGCCAAGCTTTTCTCCAGCAGGGGAGCCAAATCAACCATCATCACAACCCCAATCAACTCTAAGATTCTAGAGAAACCAATTCAAgcattcaaaaatcaaaaccctGATCTCGAAATTGGAATCAAGATCTTTGACTTCCCTTGTGTAGAGCTTGGTTTGCCTGAAGGGTGCGAGAACGTTGACTTCATCAACTCATACCAAAAACCTGACGCAGGTGACTTGTCCTTGAAGTTTCTTTTCTCTACCAAGTATATGAGACAGCAACTGGAGAGTTTCCTTGAAACAACCAAACCGAGCTGTCTTGTGGCCGATATGTTCTTCCCTTGGGCCACGCAATCCGCCGAAAAGTTCGGTGTGCCAAGACTTGTGTTCCACGGCACATCGTTCTTTTCCTTGTGCTGTTCTTATAACATGAGGATTCATAAGCCTCATAAGAAAGTCGCTATGCGTTCTACACCTTTCGTGATCACTGGTCTCCCCGGGGACATACTTATGACATCACAGCAAGCTAATGTCAGCAACGACGAAACTCCAAGGGGAGAGTTTATGAAAGAGGTCAGAGACTCGGAGTCCATCAGCTTTGGTGTTTTGGTGAATAGCTTCTACGAGCTGGAATCGACTTATGCTGACTTTTACCGTGATTCTGTTGCGAAGAGAGCTTGGCATATCGGTCCGCTTTCGCTCTCCAACATAGATCTTGCGGAGAAAGCTGGAAGAGGGCAAAAAGCAAACGTTGATGAGACGGAGTGCCTGAAATGGCTCGAGTCTAAGGCACTTGGTTCAGTAGTTTACATTTCCTTTGGCAGCGGAACTAGCTTCACCGACGAGCAGCTGTTAGAGATTGCTTCCGGTCTTGAAGGCTCTGGTCAAAATTTCATTTGGGTGGTTAGGAAAAACGAAAACCAAGGTAAATGAGTTCCTCTTTAGCTCttatatatgtatcatcatagTTTTATCAAGATATCAATgctcaaaattaatatttatgtatttttccTTATTTCTATGTATATGATCTGATACCATGGCAATGAGTAAATTGGCTAATGTTTGTGGGAGTACTGTGGGATAAATGAACGTAACAAATTTAACTTTTGGTGTTGGTGGATAGGTGAAAATGAGGAGTGGTTGCCTGAAGGGTTTGAGGAGAGAACAAAAGGGAAAGGACTGATCATACGAGGTTGGGCCCCACAGGTGCTAATACTTGACCACAAAGCGGTTGGAGGGTTTGTGACACACTGTGGATGGAACTCGGCTATGGAGGGTATTGCTGCGGGGTTACCTATGGTAACTTGGCCGATGGGCGCAGAACAGTTTTACAACGAGAAGCTATTGACAAAGGTGTTGAAAACAGGAGTGAATGTAGGAGCTACAGAGTTGGTGAAAAAGGGAAAGTTGATTAGTAGAGAGGAAGTGGAGAAGGCAGTGAGAGAAGTGATAGTTGGGGAAGAGGCAGAGGAAAGGCGGAAACGGGCTAAGAAGCTAGGCGAAATGGCCAGAGCAGCTGTTGAGGAAGGAGGGTCTTCTTATAATGATTTGAACAAGTTCATGGAAGAGGTGAACGGTAGAAAGTAGAAGAAAAGTGAACATATTTTCATGTTTCTATTTAACATGTTTCATGTTAACCGTTAGCTTTCGCTACGACCGCTAAGTCGGTCGTATACATTCGATGGAATGTATTTGGTAAATGAGATGTGTGTATTTGGTCGCtgaattttaatcaaatatttttactgAATATTAGATGCTATCTTGTTAATCTGAGGTCAAAGATATGGGTATTGAATTAATTTGTTGCTTGCACTTGATCTCTAAAATATTAccgaatttatgatattttcaattttacaatatattaattatatatactttttgaaaaagtcaaaacaattaaaacattttatgcAACGCAGTAACTCTTTTGACCCATCAAGCTCCTATTTATACCCTGTAATTGTAGTGTACATCATTTCAAAAAGTCATCCTCACTAACACCATTTTGATCAAACAACGCAAGAAGTTGGTTTAGAACTCAGAAAATATGAGCAATCCTCGCGTAACTATTGCAGTATTCTTGGCAGCACTTGTTTTCACTACAACTTGTATGGGTTTCTTTTCctcaaatttaatattattcatTGTCTGctacaataaattatttatataaattttcttcACTTTTTTTGCAgttacagattttgtggtggaGGGTAAAGATGAAATCATAATCTctttcaaatgcaaaagtaaatCAGAATGCTTAACAAACATTGCTTGTCAGGCTTGTGTTGATTGCCGATGCGATAATGAAAAATGTAAATGTCATGGTTTCAAAGAAGAAATCGAGAATCCAACAGTTTCTCCATTAGGATTTTGATTATCTCATCAATTTCCTATGTAAACTATCATTTCTTTTGTAatgcaaaataataattaaaaataaaagtataattttgggtctaaaataagtttattttttaatcttaCATATCATTTAAAGAGAAATAAGCCTATACGCCATATATATGTGGAAGAAGCGTGGTGATTTTTCAGATTGACGGTGGTTCTAAGGAATTCGTAACTATCTTCACCGTTCGTTGTTAAGCTTTCACTTCTTTGCAAAATGTTTAAATGGTTGGGGTTTGTAAACACCACTCCACTATATGTCCTATGGACTTTTTACATGAATGAAACATGGTCAACAAAAattaatactccctccatttttattagttgatgtatacaatttttctttttcaaattatataacGTTTTTAGTGttctatataatattaatttatttttatgctatatgaattttaatattcTACAGATTGTTATATTATTGATTGAATTGTGGttatgttaaaaaattaatggtgtttttatatagaaaatgtaaaaagaaattaaacactttcttaatttttgtggaaggagtaataatattaaaaagcaaaatcaaaatttaattaaaactagattttaacccgcacgttcgtgcggatatatttatattttttaaatatattttatattattaaaaatattttaaaaatataatttctattttagtgttatatattgtattactatatcatattattgtttatatttcttattcagtattattaatatataatggtttttttaaaaaaaaaattactttgttattgatttttattacttactaatatattttcgagttaggtaaaataaaataaaaatatgaaatactcaaatagagaaccccattcaaattatgttgttttctttaatttaaacattttgcatataatacatttttaaattttatttatttatattatagaaaataactatgactaaaataattatatttacatgttgtgtttaagaaaatatactttaacatatctcattttagtattttacgggatttatttattttaaataatataatcctattgttttagtaaactttatacatagtagtatctatcatactattttattaaatttattatatatgatatttgttttggatgttatgatattaagttctattttttttaaaattaagacgtcaaaacattaggttactttaaatttttacaacatatatagttagtttttttcacgtacatttcaaaaagttaatttttattatccatgattttgtcttttgtaaaatttgaaatattat is part of the Raphanus sativus cultivar WK10039 chromosome 5, ASM80110v3, whole genome shotgun sequence genome and harbors:
- the LOC108856685 gene encoding protein IRX15-LIKE, with the translated sequence MKNNANTNLILFHHHTPLTSKSASAVAAANHHRLLFIFFLSFFTFLFSLTLFSSSLHSAATTSHSLSSSPPSSSLSPPILAALLHYTSSTPPNTSMSSSELSAISTVINSKGPTCNLLVFGLSHESLLWRSVNLKGRTVFVDENSYAVSKFEQNNPGVEAYDVVYSTKVSQASKLLGYYKTRPECRPVQNLLFSDCKLGINDLPNFVYEIEWDVILVDGPRGYAGDSPGRMAPIFTSAVLAKSKDSGEKKKKKTTDVFVHEFGRKLERVYSEEFLCEENLIEVVGELGHFVVAAEKGEKQGNGFCRNSTKLSEPFTPDIGGDAEVGVDDD
- the LOC108859223 gene encoding uncharacterized protein LOC108859223 yields the protein MDAEKHVLTDVPVMEISLEADANPEADVLEISTIAGEVVTNGEKSKAGKKQAKAPSAKLLSQYSQNPHRIMRGPVSMEADFICKAWIVEVLQHNGWSSFAYRMQQKLDKSSTSIRWNRCVSPNATGVIRGAVSSYQLMMATIVLRLCCGLRKGDN
- the LOC108807898 gene encoding F-box/FBD/LRR-repeat protein At5g53840-like codes for the protein MIITKDNMRSEEDSISQLPDVLIHDILSHLSTKDAVRTSVLATRWRNLWQHVVGLDLKSRHFQNCSEFVSFTDRFFSYHKDSLISKVCLSICDNLIITPWIDLVTARGIQHLDIFFEIAYTLSLIPLSLYTCETLVRLRLAHVFLVNTEFVSLPCLKIMDLEVVRCPNEATLEKLISGSLALEDLKIFRYSVKVAKGLQVRSRTLKRIHLYTFYNVLIEAPLLQCLKTDVNLRNQFEIIHSGFLDKVDIFFYGVHHNDLGGRRLTRDILTAMSMVSDLFIRCSFWEEIIPYIFPDSKLQFCSLSRLTSQYIYLDLEMLLNLLQSCPKLESLNLLIGDASLVYRENREAKAMSSTVPPCLVSSLKFMELKSRIFVYEREMKLVKYFLENSTILEKLTISLRDDNSIKAKHVILGEILAMQRCSSTCQVLVL
- the LOC108859845 gene encoding UDP-glycosyltransferase 73B5-like encodes the protein MNREVSEPVHICFFPFMAQGHMIPTLDMAKLFSSRGAKSTIITTPINSKILEKPIQAFKNQNPDLEIGIKIFDFPCVELGLPEGCENVDFINSYQKPDAGDLSLKFLFSTKYMRQQLESFLETTKPSCLVADMFFPWATQSAEKFGVPRLVFHGTSFFSLCCSYNMRIHKPHKKVAMRSTPFVITGLPGDILMTSQQANVSNDETPRGEFMKEVRDSESISFGVLVNSFYELESTYADFYRDSVAKRAWHIGPLSLSNIDLAEKAGRGQKANVDETECLKWLESKALGSVVYISFGSGTSFTDEQLLEIASGLEGSGQNFIWVVRKNENQGENEEWLPEGFEERTKGKGLIIRGWAPQVLILDHKAVGGFVTHCGWNSAMEGIAAGLPMVTWPMGAEQFYNEKLLTKVLKTGVNVGATELVKKGKLISREEVEKAVREVIVGEEAEERRKRAKKLGEMARAAVEEGGSSYNDLNKFMEEVNGRK
- the LOC108858784 gene encoding defensin-like protein 287, with the translated sequence MSNPRVTIAVFLAALVFTTTFTDFVVEGKDEIIISFKCKSKSECLTNIACQACVDCRCDNEKCKCHGFKEEIENPTVSPLGF